The genomic window AGAACTAGACCTGACCTACATGATCAAGGACGAAGTCCTCAAGATCACCACCATCGAAACTGCCGAAGCCAACCTGGTGACCAAAGTCTATCCCGTCGGTGACCTCGTCGTGCCCGTGATCAGCATGGGCGGTATGGGAGGCATGGGCGGCATGGGCGGCGGCATGGGAGGTATGGGCGGCGGCATGGGAGGCATGGGCGGCGGCATGGGAGGCATGGGTGGCGGCATGGGAGGCATGGGCGGCGGCATGGGTGGCGGCATGTTTGTCGTTCCCGATGACATCACGCTGTCCAGCAAAGCCACGCCCGCTAACACCCCCAGCGTGCTGGACTCGGCCGGTCCTATCCGTGTGACGCCCAGCGAAGGCCAAACCACGGCCGACGCCTGGGCCGAGCACTTTGAAAACCTGTCCTTCGAATCAGCTGCTCAACAAGCAGCGCATGACCGTCAGATCCGCAGCAGCGTTCGCATCCTGAACGCCCGTGCGGGCAAAGCGGCGGAAGCCGACGACGCCGAAACCGCTCAGCAGTGTTTTGCGGAAATGCGAGACCTGATCGCTGCGGCCATCGGCAACGGACACGTCCAACCCTGGATGTACGAAGCCTACGCTTTGGCGCTGATGGGCACCAACGGCGAACAACAGGAAGTCGAACGAGCGTTGTTGTCGGCGGTCGATTTTGCCGACACGCCCGATGACGTTATGAACGTCGCCATGCACCTGAAAGCCATCGGTTCGCAAGCTGCCGCGCTGCGGCTGTGCATGGACATTTCGCGACAATACCCGCACCGCCAGGACTGCTACCTGGTTGGCTTGCGGATCGCGGAAGACCTGCAAGACATCGAAGGCTTGACCTGGGCCTGCACCGGCGTGCTCAGCCAAGCCTGGCCGAATGAACAAGCCGACTTGGAAAACCGCGTCCGCCTGCTCGCCCGAGCCACCTACCTGAGCTTGAAAGAGCAGGGCCAATACGAAGTCGCTAAGAAATTCGCCGCGGATCTCGAGGCCGCTACTTCGCACGATGTGATCGTCCGCGTCACCTGGACCGGCGATGCCGACATCGACCTGTTGGTCGAAGAGCCCTCGGGCACCGTGTGCTCCCTGCGCAACACACATTCGGCCGGCGGCGGCGTGCTGCTGGGCGACTCGCTGCCCGGCGTTTCGGGCGACGGCAGCGCCACGGAGACCTACATCTGCCCCAAAGGTTTTTCGGGCGTGTACCGGTTGGCCGTGCACCGCGTCTGGGGCAACGTTTCCACCGGCACGGTTTCGGTATCCATTCTGACCGACGTCGGTCGGCCCACTCAGCGTTTGATCCAGCAACAGATCCCGCTGAAAGAGAAGGACGCCATCCTGGCGTTTAACGTTCGCGACGGTCGCCGCCGTGAACGCGTCGCAGCGGCTCAACTGGAAAACATCGCAGCGGCCAAAGAGAAGATGGGCGGCGCGATGCTAGCCCAATTGGCTGGCGGTTCGGACCTGTCCTCCGCAGGCGAATTCATCCGCGATCTCCGTCGCTTCGGCGGCAATGCGGGGCAACTGCCCTTCGGTCGCTCGGGCGCGGTCGGTTTCGAACCCGAAATCGAAACCTTCCCCGAAGGGGCTCAACTGACCGCGATCGCGATCATCTCCGCCGATCGCCGTTACGTGCGAATCACCCCCACCCCGGTGTTCTCGCAAATCGGTAACGTCAGCACGTTCAACTTCATCGACGGTGAATCGGAAAACATCCCCGACACCGACGCTGGCGGCGGTGGTGGCGGCGGCCAGAACGGTTTCCAGGGAGCCGGCGGCCTACTGTAGCCCTAGTTCCGATAGTCGAATCGCAACGAGAAAACGCCCCGCTAAGCGGGGCGTTTTTTATTGGGGGCAGGGGGGCAGGACCAAAGGGACGTGGGGCCTTCGCCCCAATCGAAGTTGTCCCTTATGTCCTTTCCGTCCCTTTCGTCCTGTCCTTTTAGTCCCTCAAGTCCCTCAAGTCCCATCCCCCCACAAAAAAACCTCGGCAGCTGCATGGCAGCTGCCGAGGCATTGAACAATTACGAGGAGCGATTAGCGTCCTAGTACATGTCGTGGTCGCCGCCGTGTCCGCCTTTGCCCTTCTTGGGGGCGTCGGCGACCAGGGCGTCGCTGGTCAGCAGCAGCGTGGCCACGCTGGCGGCGTTGGCCAGAGCGGTACGCGTGACCTTGGTGGGGTCGATGACGCCGGCCTTGACCAGGTCTTCGTAGGTGTCGGTCAGCGCGTTGTAGCCTTCGTTGTTCTTCATGGAGAGAACTTTTTCGCAGACCACGCCACCGTCTTGGCCAGCGTTTTCGCTGATCATGGTGACTGGAGCGCGGCAGGCGCGAAGGACGATGTTGTAACCGACCGCTTCGTCATCGCTCAGCTCTTCGCCGGGTTTGACACCAGCGCTGGCACGCAGCAGTGCCACACCGCCGCCGGGCAGGATGCCTTCTTCGACGGCTGCACGGGTGGCGTGCAGGGCGTCTTCGACGCGAGCCTTCTTTTCTTTCATTTCCGACTCGGTGGCCGCACCCACGTTGACCTTGGCGACACCACCGGCCAGTTTGGCCAAGCGTTCTTCCAGCTTTTCGCGATCATAGTCGCTGCTGCTGTTGTCGATTTCGCGGCGGATCTGATCGATCCGAGCCTTGATATCGGCTTTCTTGCCACCGCCTTCGATGACCGTGGTGTTATCCTTGTCGATGATGATCTTCTTGGCGCGTCCCAGATCGGCCAGGCCGACGCTTTCCAGCTTGGTGCCCAGAGCTTCGAAGATGGCTTGTCCGCCGGTCAGGATGGCAATGTCTTCCATCATGGCTTTGCGACGGTCGCCGTAGCCTGGAGCTTTGACAGCCACGCAGGTGAAGGTCCCGCGGAGGCGGTTGATGACCAGCGTCGCCAGGGCTTCGCCGTCCACATCTTCGGCGATGATCAACAGCGGTTTGCCCTGTTGAACAACTTGTTCCAGCAGCGGAACGAGGTCCTTGATGTTGCTGATTTTCTTTTCGAAGACCAACACGTAGGCGTCTTCCAGGACGGCTTCCATGCTGGTGGCATCGGTGACGAAGTAGGGCGACAGGTAGCCGCGGTCGAACTGCATGCCTTCGACCCACTCCTGCTCGGTCTTCAGGCTTTTGCCTTCGTCGACGGTGATCACGCCGTCTTTTCCGACCTTTTCCATCGCGTCGGCCAGCAATTCGCCGATTTCACGGTCGTTGTTGCTGGCGATCGAGGCCACGTTAGCCATGGCGTCTTTGTCTTTGACCTTGGTGGCCATCGAATGCAGCTTGTCGGTCAGATCGCTGACGGCACGTTCGATGCCGTTTTTCATCTGGATCGGATTGACGCCGGCGACAACGGCTTTCAAGCCCTCATTGAAGATGGCTTCGGCCATCACGGTCGCGGTCGTGGTGCCGTCACCGGCCACGTCGCTGGTCTTGCTGGCGACTTCGCGAACCATCCGGGCGCCCATGTTTTCATAGACGTCTTCCAGGTCGATTTCTTTTGCTACCGTCACTCCGTCCTTGGTCACCGTAGGGCTGCCGAAGCTCTTCTGCAGGATCACGTTGCGGCCTTTAGGACCCAGCGTGACCTTAACCGCACGTGCCAACTGATTGACGCCGCGGCGAATCGCTTCGCGGGCTTCCTGATCAAAAGCAATGATTTTTGCCATGTTTCTTTAACTTGATTTGGGATTGAATGGGGGTGAGTTATAAACCTTGTAGCGGGTCTCGATCCGGTTCGCCGGAGGGGCAAACCTACTCGATGACCGCCAAGATGTCGTCTTCACGCATCAGCAGGTATTCCACGTCGTCGATTTCGACGGTTTCCCCAGCGTAGGAGCTGAACAGCACTTTTTCGCCGTTCTTGATCTGCGGGGTCGCTCGGCTGCCATCGTCGAGCAATTTGCCGGTTCCGATTGCCACAATCGTGCCACGTGCGGGCTTTTCTTGTGCCGAATCGGGCAGCACGATGCCGCCCGCGGTCGTCGCTTCGCCCTGGTCGCGCTGCACAACCACTCGCTCGCCCATGGGTTGCAAACGGATCTTGTTTTTTGCTTTCGTGGCAGTTGCCATATGTTTCTAGCCTCCGAGGAAAATTAAGGATGCGTTACGGTAAATTGGAAAGTTGAATGCGGGATTATCAATCTCGGTCGGACCTGACAGTCCAAGGAGATTTTTCCCATCCATAAGCAATACGTGTGCCGAAAAAACAAGATCATCTCCTAACCCATTGCATGAACTACACTTGCGTGTTTTCCAGAGCTTCTGGAGGGGCTTGAAGGGCGGCAGGTTGGCAGAACGCATCGAGGCTCGCTTTCGCATGCTGTCACAGTGGCAGGGGGCGATTTGCAGGCTAAACTAATGCTCTGCCGAACCGCCCTTCGGACCTCCTTCCTCCTCCTATCCTTCGTCGCAGAACAAATCGCCATGCCCATCGCAGCCACCTGTGCGTGCGGAAAGAAACTGCAGGTCAAAGATGAACTGGCCGGCAAAAGAGTTCGCTGCCCCAACTGCAAACAGCCGCTGACCATCCCCGCCAACCAGCCAGCCCCGCAGCCCCAGGCACCGGCATCACCGCTGGGCGGTGGCATGGATGACCTGTTCGAAGAAGAAGGTTTCACGCAGCGACAGGGCGCTACCTGCCCGAACTGCACCCGCGAGATGAAACCCGGCGCCATTCTGTGCATCGAATGCGGCTTTAATACCCAGACCGGGGAGATGCTGGCCGGCCACCAAACCGAAGCCGAACGCGCGATTCTGGGGCACAGCCTGCTGGACAAAGCTCAGAGCGACATGGCCACCGACGACGAACTGCAACGCAAGATGCAAAACGCCGGGATGCCCTGGTGGGTGCTGCTGATCATGTTGCTGTGTCTGGTCGGCTTGGCGGTGATGTTCGTGATGGGCGTGAACTTCATCAAAGGCGATCCCGATGAAGAGGCCGCCGTCGAACAAGTCCTGCACATTATCTCGTAGTCCCAACCACGGGCTCGCGCCCGTGGCTACATCATGCCGCCGCTTCGCGGCTGATGCTCGCGTCGATGGGGACCGCGACCTCGGCGAGAGCTACGCTCCAGGCCCGGAGGGCCGATACAATCTCTGCCGGGGGTGTGAACCCAATGCCACCTACTTTGGTTTTTCCGGGGGGGATGGCTGGAATCGACAGCTCTTTGGCACGGAATTCGCGCAGTGAAATTGGTTTCTTTTCCAATGTCACTTTGGCGTAGAAACCGTGATGGTAGCACCAACAAACGAATCCGATCCTGATTCTCCGTTCTGTCGCGCAAAGACTTTGCTTGCCGATTTGATTGGCTTACCTCAGCTTCAAGCTGCCTTTGAAGGACAGGAACCTTCTCACGCCAAAAGGGTCTACACGCAGGCACCCACGCTCTGGTTGCTGGTGATGCAGCGACTAGGAGGTGGACTGTCGCTTGAGCAAGTTGTCAAAGACCTCATCAATAACCACAGTGACATTCTGCCCGAGAATCGACGAGTCACCGAAGGCAAGCTGTCTGAAAATAACTCCGCTTACAACAAGGCTCGGCAGAATCTGCCAATTGAAGTGATCGAGGAATTCTCACATCGAGTATGCGATCACCTGGCTCGTCGGGCGGAACCAGCTTTCCTAGACCAGCGCGTCTTCATCCTCGATGGAACGACCATCACGCTGCCGCCAACACAGGAACTAAAAAAGGCTTTCCCGCCCGCAATGAACAAGCACGGCGAGTCGGTATGGCCAGTGGCTTGTTTGATGGTTGCTCACGAAATGCAGACCGGCTGCGCGTTGGTTCCCCAGGTCGATCCGATGTACGGCTCCAAAAACTCCAGCGAACCGAAACAAGCTGAGAAGATCATTGACCGACTTCCCGAGAACTCGATCGTGTTGGCGGATAGCGGTTTTGGCATCTTTTCAGTCGCTTTCCATTGCCAGTTGCGAGCAAAGCCGTTCGTCTTCAGGTTGACCAAACAGCGTTACAAAGCGTACATCAAGAAGGCCACTCTGATCGAAGAAACGGAAGGTTGCCGAACCTATCACCTGATCTGGAAACCGACCGCTAAAGAACGAAAGAAACATCCTGCGCTTCCGGCCGACGCAGCGGTCGAGGCATTCATTCATCAAGTCGATTTGGAGAATGGGCAAACGCTTGAATTGGTTACCAATGTTGAGACTGATGGGGTATCGGTCGGGGAGTTGTATCGGCGGCGGTATGATATTGAATTCGATATCCGAGACCTGAAGGTCACGATGGACTCCGAGAACATTCGTGCCAAGAGCGTCGACACGGTCAAGAAAGAGTTGCTGGGATCAGTGATCGCTTACAACCTAGTGACTCAGCTTCGCAAACAAGCGGCTAAACTGATCAATGTCAAACCTCGTCGCCTTAGCTTCAGCGGCGTGTGGACGACATTTCGTTACGACCTTCTGTACAAAGACTTCAACACGCTGGAAGAGTGGAACCTTGCCTACCAAGGAGCACTGGTGAGCGCATCAGGCCGCAAGCTGCCAAATCGCAAAGAGCCACGGAGCTACCCCCGCCTTGCCCATGCGCGCCGCCAAAAGACAACCAAATTTCAAAGATCGCTTCGGAAATCCAATACCAAAGACCCAACTCCCCCACCCGATTAACGGAAAAGTAGGTGGCATTGGGTGTGAACCCCCGGAACCAAGCTAACTGGAGCCACAAG from Roseimaritima ulvae includes these protein-coding regions:
- the groL gene encoding chaperonin GroEL (60 kDa chaperone family; promotes refolding of misfolded polypeptides especially under stressful conditions; forms two stacked rings of heptamers to form a barrel-shaped 14mer; ends can be capped by GroES; misfolded proteins enter the barrel where they are refolded when GroES binds), whose amino-acid sequence is MAKIIAFDQEAREAIRRGVNQLARAVKVTLGPKGRNVILQKSFGSPTVTKDGVTVAKEIDLEDVYENMGARMVREVASKTSDVAGDGTTTATVMAEAIFNEGLKAVVAGVNPIQMKNGIERAVSDLTDKLHSMATKVKDKDAMANVASIASNNDREIGELLADAMEKVGKDGVITVDEGKSLKTEQEWVEGMQFDRGYLSPYFVTDATSMEAVLEDAYVLVFEKKISNIKDLVPLLEQVVQQGKPLLIIAEDVDGEALATLVINRLRGTFTCVAVKAPGYGDRRKAMMEDIAILTGGQAIFEALGTKLESVGLADLGRAKKIIIDKDNTTVIEGGGKKADIKARIDQIRREIDNSSSDYDREKLEERLAKLAGGVAKVNVGAATESEMKEKKARVEDALHATRAAVEEGILPGGGVALLRASAGVKPGEELSDDEAVGYNIVLRACRAPVTMISENAGQDGGVVCEKVLSMKNNEGYNALTDTYEDLVKAGVIDPTKVTRTALANAASVATLLLTSDALVADAPKKGKGGHGGDHDMY
- a CDS encoding co-chaperone GroES, with the translated sequence MATATKAKNKIRLQPMGERVVVQRDQGEATTAGGIVLPDSAQEKPARGTIVAIGTGKLLDDGSRATPQIKNGEKVLFSSYAGETVEIDDVEYLLMREDDILAVIE
- a CDS encoding IS4 family transposase, with the protein product MVAPTNESDPDSPFCRAKTLLADLIGLPQLQAAFEGQEPSHAKRVYTQAPTLWLLVMQRLGGGLSLEQVVKDLINNHSDILPENRRVTEGKLSENNSAYNKARQNLPIEVIEEFSHRVCDHLARRAEPAFLDQRVFILDGTTITLPPTQELKKAFPPAMNKHGESVWPVACLMVAHEMQTGCALVPQVDPMYGSKNSSEPKQAEKIIDRLPENSIVLADSGFGIFSVAFHCQLRAKPFVFRLTKQRYKAYIKKATLIEETEGCRTYHLIWKPTAKERKKHPALPADAAVEAFIHQVDLENGQTLELVTNVETDGVSVGELYRRRYDIEFDIRDLKVTMDSENIRAKSVDTVKKELLGSVIAYNLVTQLRKQAAKLINVKPRRLSFSGVWTTFRYDLLYKDFNTLEEWNLAYQGALVSASGRKLPNRKEPRSYPRLAHARRQKTTKFQRSLRKSNTKDPTPPPD